AGGAAGCGGCAAAAAAACCGGAAAGGTTTACCGGCGGGCATAGAATGTGTGCAGGCTGCGGTGCGCCTGTTGTAGTAAGACAAATTTTAAGGGCATTAAAACCGGAGGACCACGCGGTGGTAGGTTGTGCAACCGGATGTTTGGAGGTTTCAACATTTTTATACCCATATACATCCTGGAAGGATTCTTTTATTCACAATGCTTTTGAAAATGCAGCTGCAACCGTTGCAGGGGCAGAAGCTGCATATCTGGCATTAAAGAGAAAAGGGAAAATTAAACACGACACTAAGTTTATTGCCTTTGGAGGAGACGGGGGGACATATGATATAGGTCTTCAGGCATTGTCAGGTGCAATGGAAAGAGGACATAACATGGTTTATGTGTGCTATGACAATGGTGCATATATGAACACCGGAATTCAAAGATCTTCTGCTACCCCAAGGTTTGCAAATACTACAACATCACCTGCAGGAAAAGTGATACCTGGAAAATCCCAGCCAAGAAAAGATCTAACAGAAATTATGGCAAACCACCACATCCCTTACGTTGCTCAAACAGCTGCAATAGGGAATATGAAAGATCTCTATGAAAAGGCTGAAAAAGCTTTGTACACTGAAGGTCCTGCATTTTTAAATGTTTTAGCCCCATGTCCGAGGGGATGGCAGTACAATACACCTGATCTTATGAAAATTAATAAACTTGCGGTAGAAACATGTTTCTGGCCTTTGTATGAAGTCATTGACGGTAAATATATTATAAACTACAAACCAAAAAACAAACTTCCTGTATCAGAGTTTTTGAAAGTGCAGGGAAGATTTAGACATATGTTTAGACCTGGAAATGAATATATGATAGAAGAAGTACAAAAAGAAGTTGACAGAAGATGGGAGGCACTTTTAAAACTAGCAGGGGAGGAGTAAAAGCTAATTAAATAACAGAAGTTTTGGATAAATTCCGGATATAATATAGTATATAAATTTAGATATTAATGGATATAAATACAAAAGGGAATCCTTATAACAAAAAAAGGATTCCCTTTTGATTAAAACTGGAAAACTGAACCTTAAAAAAGTTAATAAAAAAAACAGTTTATTAAAATGTTTTATTATAACTGTTTTTGTACGGTAGAGTATATGTTGTATATTGTTATAAAACCAGATTTACGAATATAATACAGGCTTATAATACAGAGATTAATTCATTAATGATTTAGGTACTTTAGGCTGATATAAAAAAATCCAACATGCAGTGCTAGCAGATACTATAGATACCACTATAAGAACGGTGGCAAGTACGTTTAATATTTTTTTAAACACCATGGATACCTCCCAATTATAATTTATGTACGTAATAATATTGGCTGTCTAATTTTTATTAATATGAGATTTTAAATTTTGCAGGGCTTCTTTAGCCTCACGGTATTTTTTCTGGGTAATCATATCATATATTAAATCTATGTTCTGTATAAGTTCATTATTATTTAATACATTCTTATTTTTATAATACGAATAAGTATCCCTTACGGCAACAGTCAGGGTAGCAGTAATAAAAAGGGTTATGCATATATTCATTCTTAGCAGGTTATTGCTTGATTCGCTGATATTGTCATTGAATATTAAAACTTTAGCCATAATTATTGTTAAAAACGCTAATGAAAGTATTGAAATCAGGTAAACAGCAATTTGAATATAAAATTCTTTCTTTTTAATATTAGAGTTCTCCATATCAAATACTTTTATATCAAATTTATAAAGAAGAATAATTGTTATAATTTGCATAAAACGTACTGAAAAAACCCAGGGTACTAATTTGGAGTAGTTGTTATATAAATCTGCGGGAGAGGTTATTTCCAATAAATTTTTTAATAAAAGTGACATTGGTATTTCAATAATTAGAATTAGCAAAAACCCAAATACAGACAGGGATATGGCTTCATAAAATCTATATTTTAATACGAATATCAAAAGAAGTGTAAAAAGCAACATAGAAAAAATTGTGATTTCCAGCTCATAATTAAGATATTTTCTGATTATATAGTTTAATGCACTCATAAGCAAAGATATAAATACAACTTTAACGATATTTACAGGAGATTTTAGAATGCTTTTTTTTCCGATAAAAAGAGTGCCGAGAATGAAAACGATAATTTGTTCAGGAAAACTTATTGACATAAAACTAATAAAAGATAGTTTATCCATAATTAAAATCACTCTCCCTTAAAAGGCTTTGATTTAGTATTATAAAATAACTGCTAAATACACTAAATAATTATTCTGTACTATCCCTTTCGCCTACAATTGTTGATATAAGTATTTTTAAAGTATCAGGGCTTATATTGCTTTTTTGGGCTTCCATAGCTGCTTCTA
The genomic region above belongs to Acetivibrio saccincola and contains:
- a CDS encoding thiamine pyrophosphate-dependent enzyme, with translation MAYNLKEAAKKPERFTGGHRMCAGCGAPVVVRQILRALKPEDHAVVGCATGCLEVSTFLYPYTSWKDSFIHNAFENAAATVAGAEAAYLALKRKGKIKHDTKFIAFGGDGGTYDIGLQALSGAMERGHNMVYVCYDNGAYMNTGIQRSSATPRFANTTTSPAGKVIPGKSQPRKDLTEIMANHHIPYVAQTAAIGNMKDLYEKAEKALYTEGPAFLNVLAPCPRGWQYNTPDLMKINKLAVETCFWPLYEVIDGKYIINYKPKNKLPVSEFLKVQGRFRHMFRPGNEYMIEEVQKEVDRRWEALLKLAGEE
- a CDS encoding cyclic lactone autoinducer peptide, which produces MVFKKILNVLATVLIVVSIVSASTACWIFLYQPKVPKSLMN